CACGCTTCACAGAAACCGAAACCCACGCCGTCTTTATAGCGAGGTAAATCCCTGAAGCCATAGACACCTATCTTTAAGAACAGAGACGGCTGCTGTGACATGAGTCCTTTTGGTGACCTTGAGTCCTCCAGGAGCTCACACACTCTAACACGCCAGCTAAACGTTATAGGAACACCTGATAGACGCACAGCAGACCGAATGACTGTAAGAGAAGATTTTAGGATACTAATCTCAGGGTGCCTTTACGGTTTAGAACCTCCCACACGAACATGCATGATATCCCACAAACTGAGGCTTCACTCCTGCAGGGCTGCACATAGATGAAAGGACACGTTTATATCACAGTAGAGCTGTTCATAGGTTCAGCGTGACATCTCCAGGGTTTTTAATGTAGATTTAGGCATAAAAAATGTACAATTTGGGAGAAATACGTCCAGAAGTCACATTTTTaactcttagaaacaaataaATGGGAAAGTAAGGAGGTTAAATGTAGGTACATCTTGAGAGGTCAGAAGGGTCACACGGATAGCGGTTTAGGAGCCACtgttaactgtgtgtgtgtgtgtgtgtgtgtgtgtgtgtgtgtgtgtgtgtgtgtgtgtgtgtgtgtgtgtgtgtgtgtgtgtgtgtgtgtgtgtgtgtgtgtgtgtgtgtgtgtgtgtgtgtgtgtgtgtgtgtgtgtgtgtgtgtgtgtgtgtgtgtgtgtgtgtgtgtgtgtgtgtgtgtgtgtgtgtgtgtgtgtgtgtgtgtgtgtgtgtcacagccTAGACCCGGAGCAGCCCATCATGTGTTGCCGTATTGATAAAGACACATTCGAACAAAGCGCTCTCACTCACAGTATTACATGACATCTCacactgttttttgggggggggataATGGTTGTGTGTATTCCAGATCTATTGGTTTACAGGGTGTGTGTGCGCCTGCCCGGTTGTGCTGCCAAAAATAGGAAAATACAATTATGGCGATTACACACAATCCTAGTAGCAGTACCGGATAgcgttgtttttcaaatgtgaCACTTTGTAGTTATATCAACAAACCTTTGTGATTTTAAAGATAATATCTGTTAGCGTACTGTTCAATACAACGTGTATTAGGGCCATTGTACGTAAATAGGAAATAAATTCAGGTATTTTTGAAGATTAAATTTGTAAATGTACaagaaaaaaacatgaatattttgagattatttacatttatgagaaaaaaacGGAAATGTgatttcttttgttttctttcatttttttttcttcttgaaATGTACTACTTGTCATCGCCAACCCCAGTTCTGTAATATATATACTTTTTTACATTGGCActaatacgtgtgtgtgtgtgtgtgtgtgtgtgtgtgtgtgtgtgtgtgtgtgtgtgtggtgtgtgtgtgtgtgtgtgtgtgtgtgtgtgtgtgtgtgtgtgtgtgtgtgtgtgtgtgtgtgtgtgtgtgtgtgtgtgtgtgtgtgtgtgtgtgtgtgtgtgtgtgtgtgtgtgtgtgtgtgtgtgtgtgtgtgtgtgtgtgtgttgaatctGTACCCAGGTTTcatcatttcactttttttaaatctatcCGCTGCAGTATCAACCGTCTCTCAGTTTGTCTCTGAGCTGTGCAGAGCGTCTCATATCTGATTTCATGTTTCAGTTTCAAATTGGAATGAAAAAATGACTCTTGACTTTAAAAGTATATAGAGAAAAGCAAAAATGCTTCTAAGTGCAATGAAAACAAGTTTCTGCTCCGCTGTAgagatttataaatatattccattaaaggtggggtaagtttcagaaatcggctcgagatacactttttcatctgtagaagccgtagtactgtaaaaagtacaaccaatcgattggatggcctacctgcctgtcagccttccatcggggcacaaacttatctcgtgccctcattggtcatgtgcgcgttcgtgtgtgttggaggaggggctctgtaaggaagtggcagattttctccggttgtgtattttcaaattctagcgatctcgagccggtttctcaaatttacctaccccacctttacgtTTTCTAAATGTATTGCATTTTTCGCAAATGGAGAattaccgccacctactgttggGTTTTAATAAACTACTACTCGTTTATCTCGATTTTCTTTTGCCCATATTCCTGAATTTgggtttaaatgtgctatacgCTTGAAATTACAATAACATATTATCCACTTCCTCTTTTATAATCTGAAGGAAAATTAAAGTAGTAGGAATGTGAATAAAGGTGATTTTATtagagtatctttgtaattacattttttttttatcatttcatattccagctattcctcaaaaaacatgttttgggtatcatgccattcaaatttttaatttacattttaagaaattgtagtttttgtattactaccccaagcttccataagtgggtcaaaaatgacccgcatgcattttctatggaatcctttgggaaaacgttttttttcaaaatgtaattttcttttctaaaattataaatattgaaaaattaaatataaaatatttctagtgtgaaccaaaatataatattatacaagtgatttttcttaaccaaaatgacaaacatggcatacaaacacatattattctaataggggtcctttttgacccacttatggaagagtgtagggtccagtcactcgtgcatctaagggttaagaccctaccattgtcttggaggcgCGCTGCACCCCGCCAAATGAACCCCgcgcccccctgaaattcaaggtgttttaaaaaaaattatattttttatatatacatacatggcaccaacaataatccacagctcctctctctgctccagaagaTTTCAAGTCAACCTAGGGGGACACACTGAATTGACTAAAACCTTCAGTTATTTCGCTTTTTCACGAGTATTAGAAAGAAACgttgacactttaaaaacaactaaaacattttattgaaacatgtgaatgttagttTTCATCCAgtgcaagatttctttttaaACGGTACTGCAGAAGCACATTTTCGtctttacaaataaataaatacaagaacAAATCATTGTGTTAAGTTtgtagaaaatgttttttttttcatggaGATGTTTTTCTGTGAATTTGTATGTTTGGACTGTTTTCAGGACTTTTGAGGGGATGaataaactgtttttaaaacatATCTCATTGAATTTGTTCTGTTCTGAAAGGGAATGTTGTTTTTAATCAAAAGTCAGTTCCTGAAATATCACCCGAATATTTACTATAATTACACTTTATAAAAATGCATTACAGCAGTTTGTATCTGTTTCTTTCCGGGAGAGCTTTACATGTGAAATATATAACTAGCCTTATTTTCTATATCAATGATCAAGCAGTTCTGTAAATGGCTACCTTAACACAGTGTAAAGCACACTTAAGTCGTGTTTAAGTCATCTGACAATTAGTGGTTTTATGTGGGTTTGTGCCGGACTGAAGAAGCAGCGGTGAATCCTGCAGGAAAACATCATTCATTCTTAAATTAAAGCAGCTTAGCAAACATGATTTGCTTGTCAGAACCTCTAAACTTCACTTATTAAGATATTAAAATGTACAAATGACTTTATATTAATCTGTAAAAGAAACAAAATGTATTTCCCTAACTATTATTCAAACAAGAAAAAGGAAGCTCTAGTTTTTGTAGCATACTGCAGAGAGGACAAGATAAAGACTTTGCAGGATTTGCACTTGACTGTGGTGTGTGTTGCatttgttgtggtgtgtgtgttcagtagtTGGAGttgtgtgtggtggtggtggagTCGCTGGGCAGGGAGCCGCGGCGCTGCGAGGCGgagcggcagagcagcagcaggcgGAGCTCCGGAGAGACGCTGCTGGAGAAGGCCGAGTAGATCCAGGGGTTAGTGCACGAGTTCAGACTGGCCAGCAGCATCAGCAGGGTGAACACcgcatctacacacacacacacacacacacacacacacacacacacacacacacacacacacacacacacacacacacacacacacacacacacacacacacacacacacacacacacacacacacacacacacacacacacagcattgaTCAAATTCAGTATTATTATTGCAAAGTACTCATAATCCAGAATGGTTTCATTGAAAGTCTTAAATTATTATAGAATATTATTTTATTCAGATTTATAGTGCTGACTGTCCGCACCGCTGTGCAGGAGacgtggggggagggagggatatatcaaaatatattgattgaatagaaaataaataaaagaaatatCAGGTCGGGAGATTAGACTGAAGTTCCGATGCTCtctctgatatatatatatataatatatagagagatagatatagatatatgatagagatagatatatatatagatatagctagatagagatagatatagagatagctatagatatatatagagATATATGAtatagagatatatatatatatatagagtatATAAGATAGtatagagatatatatatatctatattatatatatatctatatatatactatatatctatatatatatatatatatatatatatatagatatatatagaacaaatatatatatatatatatatatatatatatagaacaaATAAGAGataaatagtgcaagagaatgttttgagatgtgcaagtaaatacaaataaaatagaaatagtcTACATACAAGTAAATTGAATGATATGTTGGATAAATAATTTGCAAAATGCAATCAGTTGAATGTTTATGGATGCTCTTTAAaaggttcaggtgtttaatggtcttatggcctgtggaataaaactgtttatttgatatagCACTtatcaacacaaggcaattcaaagtgctttacaaaaacgaaagacattaagagcataaAACACATTCGAAAcattaaaagcaaagataataaaacatgaatagcaCAGGAACATGAATAAGTTACAGTGCGGTGTAAGATGTGAATATATCAATTAagagcagcgacaaaaagaaaagtcttcagcctggatttaaaagtagtaagagttgcagcggacctgcaggtagttagttccagatatttggcaaTACTGTACCGTTCTGAGGGGGGTGGGGGTCCCAGGCGGCCCACAGCTGGACGCTGAAGAAGGGGGCCCAGCAGAGCGAGTAGACCAGCACGATGACCAGCGTCATCCTGACCGTCTTCGACATGGCCGCTGATACCCCCCCACCGTGGGCTTTGGCTGTGAGTGGGGGGGCTTTAGGCGGGGGGGCTTTGGGGCCGCAGGCAGCAGGGGGCGCTGCAGGGCCCGGCAGCACGTCAGGTTGCAGCTCCACAGACAGGAAGCCGTGATTATTAGCAGACACTAAAACAAACACAGGAGGTCAACACAAATATTGATTCACAGCGAAACAGTGAAACTGGTTCAAAGTTTAAGGTCACTTATTGTGCAGAATCCACgtttccatgtctcttccacatcaacacgtgtctcctctgtggaaagagagtctgaacgtttcaggaaaaaagattctctcaccttttgtcctgatccatttctataaaaaacctgtctgaaaatgagctgatcagatgttgaggggattatgggatgctacaatgatctggtatttggagccaaacacttcagagaaatgttttgtatacatctatatatataatatattgattaaaAACCTTTAAagaaagtcaaatgtaatattttaatattttgagTGTCTGATGGTTGTTCCACCTGTGCCTACCCCTAATACTGCAGATCAACCTGGCATACATCCTCTTATCTTTTATGCGTGGTCCTTGTATAAAAAAGTATTCATAATAgtgttttataataataataataataatatatttattttatataggcgcctttcaaggctctcaaggtcgccgtaAAAAACAAGATATACACcagcataagaaacataaacaaaTCAATCAAATACATATAACAGAAGATGTGTGATGGATAATGATCAGGGTGGATATGCGAGTGTGAAGAGATGCGTTTACTGTAGCGTTAATTGTGATCTAATGTTATAGTCAATAgaaaaatgataataataaaataatgtataataATATTTAGAATAATTGTGTTGGGTGTACCGTTTAACAATATAATTTCTAACatttcaaatacaaaataaaataataataattataacctTGCAGAATTTTGGATTTATTAAAAAAACGAACTCACCATAGTCAGCAGTGTAGGTGTTGTCGCTGTGTGAGGTGACGCTGTTGGACGGCTggtagacgggggcggggctaaAGCTGCTGTCATTCAAGGGGTTTTTGAACACGAGGGGTGAAACACACAGGGGGAGATCTGACCTCCTTCTGACTCCTTCTCCTCTCTGGCTGTCCCGTCtggagggggagagggaggcgggggaGAGGCGGCGGTCCGACTTCAGGTACAGGTTGTTATGGATCTCCTTGAAGATTCGTACCTGAAGGAAAATGTTGTGAAATAAGAACAGTTGAGGATCAGAAGCAGTTCAGGTAGgtttacacgtacgaggaatttgacttgatggtgcatacataaaagtaaattAAAAACTCAGGTAGAGAACTATACAAATATTaagaataatacaaaatatagtaaaatataacagtatttacaatgcaatggaataaaatatagaatacaAATCGGCAgtaatacaaaaaagaaaacagTCCAACATCCAAGATCTAAAATCCCATCACAGAAGATGGTCcctgttgttttgtgtctcccTGTAAATCAAACTCTGGCCCGCCCCTCTCTACCTGGCAGACGGTGATGATGAGGACGGGGAGGATGAAGACCGCCAGAGTCATCCAGGTGACGTAGGCTTTGAGGCCCCACGACTCAGCAAAGTTCCCCCAGCAATCGTATTCTCCTGGAGACCGTTCAGAGCGGGAGAAGATGAACACCTGGAGAAGCAGAGAGGACAGGGCGGACATCTTATTCTGATTCTAAAAAGCTCTATTAAGACTTCCCTTTCTTGTAGTGTGCTgttggtttgtgtgcatgtaaatggtctgcaaaggctaaaatccaaaTCTCCCCCCTCCCTGTCTCCCCCCACCTGTGGAAGGCTGAGCACCAGCGACAGCCCCCAGGCCAGCAGGATGCAGCTGTTCCAGCGCTGCGTGGCCCAGCTGCGGTGCGCCAGCAGGGGGCAGCAGATGGCGTAGTGCCGGTCTACCGTCATGGCAACGATCATGTAGGACGAGGCGAACATCCCGAGGACCTGCAGGTACTTCACCAGCCGGCACAGGAAGTCCGGGCCGGGGAATCTGCCTTTTGCATCCCACACCAGCTGGGGCAGCACCTCAGAGAGGGAGAGCAGGGGGAGCAGGGTGAGATGCAgccagtgtgtttgtgtgtgtgtgcatcatgGATGGATTACTGACCCTACCTACAGGGCATAGGGCCAGGGGATCAAAGTGTCACGGGACCCCTTGGCTTCACCCACAAGATGCAACTCAAAGAGAGAGTGGAGATCCAGAGTGAGACTCAAAATGATCAAAAAGAAGAACGTCTAGACACAAAAAGTCCACTATGACGAGCAAAACAACTGTAAAGAGACTTCAAAAAAGTGAGACAGAAATCAACAACTAAGAGCCTGAAATGTAGTAGGCCTATAATAAGACTcacaatgactacaaagagacacagagCAACTACAGAAAGCCATCACAATGGACAGTTAAAGACACAAAGCAACCAAGAAGAGACTTCAAAATACTACAGAGgttaaaagttgttaaaaagagACCTAAGATGATGAGAAAAAGACACAAAGTGAAAAGACCAaaaaagaggtgtgtgtgtgtgtgtgtgtgtgtgtgtgtgtgtgtgtgtgtgtgtgtgtgtgtgtgtgtgtgtgtgtgtgtgtgtgtgtgtgtgtgtgtgtgtgtgtgtgtgtgtgtgtgtgtgtgtgtgtgtgtgtgtgtgtgtgtgtgtgtgtgtgtgtatatacctGGAACAGCGCCACCACCAGGTCAGCTAAACAGAGGTTGATCATGAAGCGGTGCAGCGGGTTCTGTTGGCGTCTCCGCCTTAGCAACACCAGCAGCACCAGCCCGTTACCGAGCAACGCCATCACCAAGATCACCGCCAGCACCACGACCTCGGCAACCGCCAGCAGAGCGTCACGCTGCACCTTTGTGACGTTACCGTATACAGGAGTCATGGGG
This Pseudochaenichthys georgianus chromosome 7, fPseGeo1.2, whole genome shotgun sequence DNA region includes the following protein-coding sequences:
- the LOC117449550 gene encoding vasopressin V2 receptor-like isoform X1, with the translated sequence MRCPGSDEDYIVEQLRDFCAEVIFLTSSPFPLLLLAAVIMSVSPVTDPPLSWSVVPMTPVYGNVTKVQRDALLAVAEVVVLAVILVMALLGNGLVLLVLLRRRRQQNPLHRFMINLCLADLVVALFQVLPQLVWDAKGRFPGPDFLCRLVKYLQVLGMFASSYMIVAMTVDRHYAICCPLLAHRSWATQRWNSCILLAWGLSLVLSLPQVFIFSRSERSPGEYDCWGNFAESWGLKAYVTWMTLAVFILPVLIITVCQVRIFKEIHNNLYLKSDRRLSPASLSPSRRDSQRGEGVRRRSDLPLCVSPLVFKNPLNDSSFSPAPVYQPSNSVTSHSDNTYTADYVSANNHGFLSVELQPDVLPGPAAPPAACGPKAPPPKAPPLTAKAHGGGVSAAMSKTVRMTLVIVLVYSLCWAPFFSVQLWAAWDPHPPQNDAVFTLLMLLASLNSCTNPWIYSAFSSSVSPELRLLLLCRSASQRRGSLPSDSTTTTHNSNY
- the LOC117449550 gene encoding vasopressin V2 receptor-like isoform X2 — encoded protein: MRCPGSDEDYIVEQLRDFCAEVIMSVSPVTDPPLSWSVVPMTPVYGNVTKVQRDALLAVAEVVVLAVILVMALLGNGLVLLVLLRRRRQQNPLHRFMINLCLADLVVALFQVLPQLVWDAKGRFPGPDFLCRLVKYLQVLGMFASSYMIVAMTVDRHYAICCPLLAHRSWATQRWNSCILLAWGLSLVLSLPQVFIFSRSERSPGEYDCWGNFAESWGLKAYVTWMTLAVFILPVLIITVCQVRIFKEIHNNLYLKSDRRLSPASLSPSRRDSQRGEGVRRRSDLPLCVSPLVFKNPLNDSSFSPAPVYQPSNSVTSHSDNTYTADYVSANNHGFLSVELQPDVLPGPAAPPAACGPKAPPPKAPPLTAKAHGGGVSAAMSKTVRMTLVIVLVYSLCWAPFFSVQLWAAWDPHPPQNDAVFTLLMLLASLNSCTNPWIYSAFSSSVSPELRLLLLCRSASQRRGSLPSDSTTTTHNSNY
- the LOC117449550 gene encoding vasopressin V2 receptor-like isoform X3, whose translation is MSVSPVTDPPLSWSVVPMTPVYGNVTKVQRDALLAVAEVVVLAVILVMALLGNGLVLLVLLRRRRQQNPLHRFMINLCLADLVVALFQVLPQLVWDAKGRFPGPDFLCRLVKYLQVLGMFASSYMIVAMTVDRHYAICCPLLAHRSWATQRWNSCILLAWGLSLVLSLPQVFIFSRSERSPGEYDCWGNFAESWGLKAYVTWMTLAVFILPVLIITVCQVRIFKEIHNNLYLKSDRRLSPASLSPSRRDSQRGEGVRRRSDLPLCVSPLVFKNPLNDSSFSPAPVYQPSNSVTSHSDNTYTADYVSANNHGFLSVELQPDVLPGPAAPPAACGPKAPPPKAPPLTAKAHGGGVSAAMSKTVRMTLVIVLVYSLCWAPFFSVQLWAAWDPHPPQNDAVFTLLMLLASLNSCTNPWIYSAFSSSVSPELRLLLLCRSASQRRGSLPSDSTTTTHNSNY